Below is a window of Carassius auratus strain Wakin chromosome 50, ASM336829v1, whole genome shotgun sequence DNA.
CAAACATCATTTAGTCATATGCACCATGAGTAAATATGCTGTAAGGCACACTTTGTGGTCAATAAATGTgagatttttatcttttaaacGGCCGTACAGCTCATGAAAGACGAATAATGGTCGTACCAAGGTGTCATTTGCTGATGTAACATTTGTATAGTCACTGACAACCAGTGCCAATAGATAGGAGGACATGTTCTTTGTGGGTTCAAATGTTGTCACCGTAACAGGTTGTCCATCAACTACAGTGTCAGCTTTCTCTGAATAATTAAAACAAgcagaaaatttgattatattttatttatctatctatctagagtATCTATCTGATGATTTCCAACTTCTCTTTAGAAAGctttgtctgattttttttttatacagttgcTCTAGGGACCCCGATTTATAGAAATCCATTTTCTAGTTCACATTACGTTACTTAAAATGGTCAACAGGTGTGAAAAGAGACCGTTCTTGGTAGAACTGACCGATTTCCATTCCATTCGACAGGGCCACGGTTCCTCTGTCGTGGATGAGAGTGATGTAGAAGACCGCTCTCATTGCAGGCTCATCGAAACATGGAAAGGTCTTGCGAGCATGTGTCGGATGCATCTGACTGGTGGCTACTATCCTGGAGGAAGTAATTACTGTTATATCACAAAGATACAGTGCTCGTAACGCCAAGGTACAGTACAGACCATAAAATAAGTGCTGGGTTATTGGTATGCCATTTTGGGAAACAGTATGTATTTTCTCTGTCCAAACAATGTTAACATGATGATTGAAATGCGTACACCTGAAAAACCTTGTGGATATTGTGTAatgcccaaacacacacataaaaaaatgctttatggaTCCATTAAGTAATCGTCCATGTTTATATGATGGTACAAAGGTTGAACAAACATAAAGCTGCCAAGAGGCTTATCAAGCAAACATGTGACCTGCCAACTGCAATAGCCTTGATGCCGATCCTGATAGCTTTGATTTTTCATCTATAAGAGTTCCTGGCTGGTTTTATTGAAGATCTGTGTTCATCTTAAAAAATGATAGTTGAACTTACTTTTTCTCTCCGTTCTCCTCATATTCACTTCGGTAGAACCCTGCCAGGTCATCGGCGAGTTCTCCCACAAACTCTGTGTAAAGCTCATAGAGCTCTCCATCTTCCAGCTTGCTCTTCAACTGTATGACAAGATACTGCGTCGTCTCCTGCATCCAGGTTTTCTGAATCGAAGGCGCTGCTGAGGTACCAAGCGCAGAGAGTTTGGCCAGATGTCCATCTATTGAGGTCAGGTTCAGCTTATTGGCATGAATGAGGATGAGATCGGTCTCCCACAGACATTTGAAGACCACGCTGGAATTTCCAGTGAATACAAAGAGGCTGTGACTGTTCGGCTGGAGTCGAGGCCAGAGCGTGATGTTGTAGTAGACTGGAACCAGAGCGGCTGGTAGACGATGCTCGTTCCAGGGCTCAGCAAGAGATCCCGTAGAAGGAAGGAGTTGAACGGTCCACAACCCAACAATGGTGGCCAGTGATGCCATCCCCAGGAAAGTGCATCCAACACACATTGCACTAAAATGGATTCTCACCATGTTCCCCTTCACCACAGGCCAGCAAAGATTAGACCAAACCGTgatggcatttttatttattcttccaATCTTTTCTCCTCCCAAAGTGTATAATGGCTCATCCATTAACACTGAGACTAGCCAGTGAAAGTGAACTGATAAATAGAGGTGCACTAAGATAATATATTAAGGCATGTGTCTTCCTTGACATGTTTATGCAGCCATTACTCTTTAGTAGAATGTAACACTGAGACTCGTGGGAAAAAGCTCAGAAAAACAAGCACAGCAGGATCACAGCAATGAAATGATCTAATGTAAtccaaaatgttttcagtcagtgtaactgtttatgtttttattagctttatTAGGCCATATTCTGAAATCATACCTTATAAACAGTGCTCCAGACCAagattgaaataatatatatatatatatatatatttcttgagacaaggtTATTTTCTGACCGTTTGTTCAAATGACAATGTAATTAAAGATAGATATtcagaatataaaaacaataatggtatactaaaaaagaattacaaaaaaGGTTATTTACCATCCGTAGGATCCTGTTACATAAAGTACAGAAGTTTAAAGTAGccgattaaaaaaatacaatttagttCATGGATTgaggtttttattttcattagacAAAAAATTAGAATGATAAATACAGAACAGTTCTGTACTGTTTGCATATTCCGTTCTGTTtcattctaaattattttgtcattacacaattcatttttttataaaaaaagaaaagggaaaacagaaaattataatgcatgccTTAAAGAAagatatttatatactgtacatcatcATAGGAAGAAAGTTGCTCtggaatatatttgtatttagaaGGTCAtccataataaataatcatttccCTTAATGCTCATCTAGGTCAAGTAAAAGAATGTCCCAGtgttcaacaacaacaaactacagTATGTGCATCTTTCAGAGTTATAATGGTCTTATGAGTTATTTCTGAACCAATCTAAGACTGCTTTTTGGTTCTTTTCGACCCATTTGATGTTGGCATTAGTCCTCTCGATGGATTGTTGAATAGCAAGGGTCCCTGACCCAAAACCAATGTGAGCGTTGTCATCTTTGAACTGTATCAGCTGTGTTTTCAAAACAGGACAGTAGATTaagaaacattcaaatgtaagtATCTGCTGTACAAGATGACagccaaataaataaagcaagccTGGGGAAGATCGCATACCTGTTGCAATTCAAACTGAGTTGAGAATCTCTTTGTGACGCCATTGATCAGATTAGAGAACGAGAAAGATCCACCTCCATACCTAATGAGGAATAAAAGAAGTGGATGTGCATTTATAGAAAGCGGCTATCtgtatttttaagcaaatataatCATAAGCCACacgcgaaaaaaaaaaatcttactgtttgaAAATGTACTCCCAGTTGGCTCTAACAAAATCCCAGGCCAACCCTTGGCCGACCACATTGCTTGCAATGTAGATGATGGTAGAGGTGGCATCTTGTTTCCGAATTTTTTCTGGATCCAAAGTGTATTTGAGATACCTACAATTTAAATTGAAGCACATGTCTTTAGCTACATACAATGAGAACTGTATGCATTTGTCAGAATTAACCTGCAGTGAGCTCACCTGTTCAGTAACCACGGCTCGGTGGCACATGCCATTGCAGCTCTCAGTTTGTCTTTCTCTGAAGCAATAGTAGCATTTCCAAACATCTCCCAGGCAAAGTTCCACTCCGTCTCACCACCTGCTGCAATGGCACTGCAGTACACTGTGGACCTCAAGTTGGCCTTAATACTGAAGCAGATTCAATTATACATAGTCATACATTTTAACTATGATGCACTCATGGAAACATAATCACATACTCTCTAAGATTTCTACTGAGTGAAACTCACGGGTTGACATTTGGATTGTCCATCCACATCTGAAACCATTCTTTGATAAGAGTCTTACATTCTTCATTTCCAGTGCTGCAGGCAACTCTGAGCGCATTTATCTGATTGTACCTGCAGATGCAAATACATGAATACAATAAATAGATGTTTGAGAACAAATCTGAGCATTTACTGTGGCTACTCTATAGATGACTTACTGGTCAGTGTGTCCGTCAGGCACATCCTCCCAATTTGTAATCCTTTTGAAGTAATCAAACAGATCTTTCACCTTTCCACCAACGTACTTCTACAGGTACGAAAAAATGGGATGTTAGAATTCAAGCTGAGTTGCGATGACATTATGAAATATTCAGAGACAAACGTACCTGCATGGGGCCGTACACCTCCGTGCGATCAAACATGAGGTAAAAGTAGTCCAGGTTATCGAGAGCAGCCTCCCACGGCATGTACTCAGTTTCCAAGTTTAGGAAGAGTGTGGTTTTTAGAGCCAATGTCGTTTCAATAATTCCTGCTCTGTAAAGGGAAAAAATGCTATTGAGCATTTATACTGGCTGAAACTACactaaaaactttataaaaaagaAGTTCAGATCTTACTTGGCCAAGTTAAAAGCATCATCAATTAACTGCGCCCGGTTAATAACTGGAATGctctaaattaaatcaaattaaaaagattGTCGTTGATTATTATACTGAACAAAAAACAATCCAAATCTTGCTCTAATTATCTTCAACAATATTACCTtctaatttttataaatgtaattctttttACCTGTCTTGAATTCTGGAGTACATTAAGTAGGTGTTCCCAGTTATTATTATCATAGTTGACCCTGTAGTATCCTGTCACATTGATATTGGCCAGAACCCACTCATCAGCACTTATTTTCATGTCATTTGATTGGTCTAAATTAGAAACGTAGAGCAGGAACACGTGAATTTGTTGAAGAAAGTACAGTATTGTCCTGTATTACTAATGAATGATCATTTGCACATATTATCACATGCAAAGTTatctaaatcattaaaaaatctgtcatcatttactcatcatcaTGGCTTTCTTTTCTCTGTGGAACATGAATAAATTTAGTAGAATgctctttttttaatagttatgtCATTGTTAtacatcacatgctttcagaggTTTTGCAATATGGTATACAAAGAGTATGGAAggcttttattttgcttttttgaagcttaaCAGCCCTAAGTCTCCATTCACTCTCATTGTATGGAACAGAATCATTTGAGCATTCTACTCGACTTCTACTTTGGTGTTTAAcataagaaacaaagtcataaggatttggaatgacatggatatgtaatgacaaaattataaattttggaTGATTCATCTCTTCCACCGTAAATCTAACTGTGATTGTTATTGTCACTGCCATCTTAAAACTCACCGGTTTTCTTTAGCAGCCAATATAGGGGCATTGCTGTGTCTTTCTTTGTCCATGAAATTGGTACAAACCACTCATAACTGAAAAATGAAGCATGTTATGATATAGTAATTCCACATTTCAGCAGAACTTTGTGATTCATTCTTAAGTAGgatatatttaataagttggtATGTAAAGAGAATTCATTATAAAATGAAGTATATTATTGATCTAATTTTAAACAATTCATTagtgcatatatttaattaaagaaaatctTGTTATTATCTCAATCTTCTGGTGAGTCTACAAACTTCCCTCTGCTGCACGATGTATGTcagacttctccaatcatttagtctgtTTTAACCCTCCTATTTCTTATAATTGACTGCAATCTCACATTAAGCTAATCTTCTCCATCCAATCAACAGCTGATTGATATTTTTGCATAAATtctttgcattattgacacactgctttcctaatgaatgttgttcagttgctttgacgcaatgtattttgtttaaagcgctatataaataaaggtgacttgacttgatagaATCAAGTCCCCATCCTATCttcctatgtttttttttcttttttgattgtctgttttacttaaatatatgtCACAATATAGAAGAAAAGATGTCTCGCTACTTCAGTTTCATATGAAGTAGACTTTAATTATCTATTAGACTGTcaattctttcaaaatacttttttacatACTTAAATTCTGATGTCCTGGTTGGTTTAGATTCAGGGTCCAGGAGGAAGTGCTCCTGTGTGATTTGGCCAGTTGTAGTGTCAATAGTGACCACGGGGAAGCCCATCTGAAGAACCCAGCGGTCCATAATCTCTTGCACAGTTTTGGGAAGATCGGTGCCGGTGCGGTCCACAGCCTATAACATTTCATATCTGAGCATGTTTTCTGTGGGATTTAGTTTTTGATAATGACATGATTGAACAGCATTGGTTAATTGAACCATACCTGTTGAAGATGGTGCCAAAGGTCTGTATACACTGTGTTGTTGAATTCAAAATGATTCAGGtaagtctgtttaaaaaaaaaagggttgtgAATGTAAAAAAgcattctttcatttttattgtacAGTACAACAAGGAATAGTGTACAAAGGGTTTTTACCGTGATGCCTTGGGTAAACACTGTCTCAGTTAGAAAATCTGATAACATCCTAAGTACTGATGCCCCCTAGAGGAAGAGACTGCATGTAGTGTGTATGTTCTtcattattagacattatagaCAAGGTAGGAAACATTTCCCACTTTACCTTACTGTAGGAAATCGTATCAAAAACTTCACTGATTTGCTCGGGTCTTTGGACCTCCTCTTCTTTAGATGACAAGGGGTGAGATGAGGCCAATGCATCTATGGCAAACACTCGGTGCACGTCATTAAGAACGATCAAATCTTTCTGGAGGATAGACATAGAAGAGTCAGTTATGATTTCATCTGCTTTTTGTGATAGCTTGTAGCATTAACAGTTAGTTTAACGCTGTTGCTTTTGCTCCAGACACTCACAATGTTCCAATTCGGCTCAGCTTTATCTGCTCCAAGATATTCTACATAAGATGCAAAACCTTCATTGAGCCAAAGGTCATTCCACCACCTGAGAGTCACAAGGTTTCCAAACCACTAAAAAGAAAGAGGAAGATGGTCATTTGCAGGGGTTATTAACTTTATAGTAGAGAAGTTGATAATAACAACTTCTGTAAAGCATTTCCCATTTAGGGTTCAAACTGGAAAAGGGGACTACTGATTATACCTGATGGGCAAGTTCATGGGCGATAACAGTAACAATTCTCTCTTTGTTTCCATTTGAGGATATTTCTTTATCGTACAGCAGGGCTGTCTCTCTGTATGTGATTAAGCCCCAGTTTTCCATTGCACCAGCGTTGAAATCTGGCAGAGCGATTTGATCTGTGCAATATTTTGAGAAATGAGTTAAACGTCTGAAAATGGCCTAAAAGTTTGAACTATTAACCTAATCTTACTTAAATTGTAATTTCGATTATAacgaaaacaaatgttttatttgccTCATAAAATGTGTCATATCATAGTTTCTTACCTGATTTGGGCAGTGGATAGGGGACATTGTAATATTCCTCAAAGAATTTGAGAATCGGTCCAGTCACATTGAGTGCATAATCCCCTTGTCCTGCACTTATGGCTTCTTGACGGGCAAAAATTCGAATCTGTTGTGTTTTAGTAGACAAACATGTTGTTTTCTAATCTTTGCTAAATTAGGTAGGGCTTAGGGCTGTaggtttaattattaaatttgtaaaattttGTCTGAAGATCCTCTGAAGAGATAAGTTACCTGCAGTTTATCGATGTTTTGTTCAATGAAGCCGAAATCGCTGATAATAAATGCCAACAAATATGTCGACATGACTTTTGTGGCCGCAAATGTTGTTCTGGTTACAAGAGTGCCATCCACTGTGATGTTAACCTCATCTGAAAGTCAAAAAGAGACATTGAATGATGAACCACTGAACACTGAATTTTCTTGAAGTCAGTTTGAaggaattaaagggttagtttacccaaatattaaaatgatgtcattaatgactcaccctcatgccgttcgaaacccgtaagacctacgttcatcttcagaacacagtttaagatattttagatttagtctgagagctttctatCCCTCCATTAACAGaccaggaagagaagacaatgctgaataaagtcatagtttttgctattttatatgtattttcggTGCTTCAAaatttctaactgaccctctgatgtcacatggactactttgaagatgtttttcttacctttctggacatggacagtataccgtacacacattttcaatggagggacagaaagctcttggactaaatctaaaatatctaaaacattaatgacataattttcatttttaggtgaactaaccctttaagcaaacTTATTCATCAGAAGTAAACTACTTTATCAAACTAGTAGCTGTGTAGGGCAACCAAACAgtacattgctgtttttaagctAAAAACTTTCTAAATTGcaagtcatttattatataatataatttacccATTTATATCCAAGAATGTATaaccattatattttataaatataaagatatcTGGTCCCATTAAGTAACTTAAGTGTAGCTACTTTTTGTATAGCTGTTAGTATTACTAACTACTTTTTCAAAGCAGTAACTTCACTGTATTTTAACTTTTTCATATTATGATTAACTTAGCAAGTTACGCTTTCAAAAtagcttccccaacactgctcCTGTACACAATGAAGTGTTTGTTTACCTGTCACAACCCCATTGGAGAGGGCTACGGTTGCTGGATCATGATAAAGAGTGATGTGGAATACCGCTTTCATTGCAGGTTCATCAAAGCAAGGGAAAGCCTTCCTGGCATATGTTGCCTGCATCTGGGTTGTGGCGACCACTCTAAAGAACAACAAGATTTAACTATATATGAAAGACCTTTTTTAGAATAGGAGGAATTGACAAGAGGAATCAGCTTCTTACTTCTTCACTCCATTCTCATAGTATTCACTTCGGTAGAAGCCTTCCAAGTCATCTGCAAGCTCGCCTACAAATTCTGTGTAGAGCTCGTAGCTTTCCCCAGCAGtcagttcttctttcagatggaTTGCCATATACTGCGTTTTTGTGTGCATCACAATCGATTCAATGGTAGGAGCTGGCTTGCTTCCAAGTGCCTTCAAGGTGGGTTGCTTTGTCATGTTCAGCTTGTTGGAGTGAATGAGGATGAGGTTTGTCTTTTCCACACATCTGAAGACCACGCTGGACATCCCTGTGAAGATGTAGAGCAGGGTTGGATCTGGCTCGAGCCGGGGCCACAGAGTGACATTGTAGGTTTGTGGACTAAGAGTCTGAGGAAGGCGCCACTTGTCCCATGGTTCATTGGATGGTGCAGTTGTTGGAACTGATGTCGTTACTGCACCTGTGGGTTTAACCTCATTCTCGTTCTTGGACTTCTCTTGGGAGTAGACCACCGAGAGAGCAATAATTGTGGCTAGCGCTCCAGCGCCTAACACAATCCCTGCTACCCCAACAgttttactgatgtagaaaccctTTCCCATGCTTCAGCAATGACAGGATGAGAGGAGTGAAACTGACATCTGCTCAACCTTTTATTTAAGGCATGGGAAGATTCTCCTCCCACATGAATGAATGGTTCATCCATTAACTCAGCGCAGCTCCAGTGTACAAGAGGGCATCTAGAACCTCAGGGTCACTGAAACCAGGGTTATCAGAATGTGGTATGgccatatatttaaatacaattaaggcATTATGGGAAGAAGGCAGGCTGGCAGAGACAGTGTTATGATCTGGGTAATGTTGTGTAGGAAAACCTTGGGTGCTGGCATTCATGTGGATGTTATTTTGACACACATCACCTACCTGAAGATTGTTGCAGTGAGGTCAGAGAGGTACCACATATTGGCACAATGCAATATGGCTTCAGGAATGGTTtgaggaaaataagaaaaaatgtaaaaaaaaaaaaaaaaatattgcacctTGTCGAACAAGCATCTATGGGATGTACTGGCCCCACCTCGCAGGACTTGAAGGATCTGCTGCTAATCTCTTGGTGCCAGACACATTCAAAGGTCTTGTGGAGTCTATATTAGGCAGGTGGTTTTAATGTTGTAGCTGATTAGTGCATATGcataatacatttgtataaatatattttctggatATATAGCcatttttgcatattaaaacatGAATGTAGTGCAAAATATTAGTGCAGATCACCGGTGGGATCTAttctttttcatttgattttgaaTTAGATGTCCCACTCAGAATCACATGCTATGGTGTCATTCTGAAAGAGAAGTGAACTGACAAAAACATGCACTTTACAAAGAAGAACAATGGCCTCAGAAGCATCCGTTTGTGTAACTTCTGGTACAGACATCTAATTAGTGGCATAACTGTTAAAGGATAacgaaatgtcacaaaactgTGCGGTTTGAACTGTTAACAAAGGAGCAAAGGACGGGATTAGTAACAAATGAACTTGCAAGCCTCTCTCTGCGGTCGTCAAGCTACATTTTGAAGTTGGATGTtctaaaaactgtgaaataaaagaTGAAATTAATACAAAGATTTGGCATTTgggaaaatttgtattttatttatttaaccaagtGACCAtggaaaatcatttaaaatttctgtCAATACGTCATAAATAGAACGCGACAGCAGTTTTCTGTCAGTTTTTGCCACGCCGTTCGCATCTGGTGTAGACACGGTGTTAGCAACCTCAGAGGTTTTATATTATCGATTTTTATTTGCCTtatcataaattatttttcaaacgacaagttataattttaatttcctaaatgcaataaatatttcatttattacattacattttatttttatttgagcaaTATTTATCTCATCATTAAATCAAAAGGCTCCCATTACCTCAGTGATTTCCCTTTTctatgaaaatcatcttgttttatAAGTTGACTAATATAAAGTCTTGCTAAATATTCAGCAGTCAGAAGAGATAGTGGATGACTTCAGATGTCATCTGATGACTCTTGAACTTTGATCGTTATCTTTAAAGATGACCAATAGTAGCTGAGGCTTCTAGATAAGCTATAGATAAGCTTTTTAAGTTGTATGTAACTCATTTTTGTTGATCCCATCTTTGAGGACCTCCTAAAAATgcaataaagtttattttataacGCTGCAAACTCATGGTGAAAGCATCAATTTTGTCAAACATTTGCTGACGTACTGTCACATGAAACAGACCTCGCCCTGTGAACTGGTGACACTGCAGATCTTTCTGACAGTAAAATGTTGAACATTTAACATGAAATGACAAGATCAAATATCACGTTTTGTGTTTTGGAAATGTGAAGAAGTTCAGTGATCAAGATAAGACTTATCTCCAAAATACAATCTCATAAGATATTTACAACCTTGAAGAACCCTTTATTCATGGTCCAGTTCTGTTTgaattatagtaataaacaaaaataataaagaaaaattaaagaCTTGAGTTtggacaaaaacatatttttaatgacagagtaacatttaatataaattattaatgcatAACATTAGTAGTTGGTCTGTTGGCATTAATGACATGTTAGTACAGTATTGTGGAATTTTGCTACATCACAGACAAAACACTATAATCAAAACTGAAAACAGTTTGTCTACAAACCAAAGTCTGAAATTAAAAAGGTACATTGCAAATGATTGGACCCTGTAGTGTGCGTCGGACTTTTAAGAGTCCTCAGGTGATGGTCAGTCGTAAGTCCATAAATGGCAATATCTACAGTATCTGGCAATAAATGTCAACACACAATGACAACAAATAACCACAACGATTAGTCGTGCAAACTCAAAACGGGGAGAGGCTGGGAACTTTTATATTGATGTCTCCGATATTAATGTTCCGGGGTATTTCAGGGAGGTTCATATTTTTCACCGCAGAAACAGCTCGTGCCGGTGCTGCAGACAGACCGCCCtgcgggaaaaaaaaacacacacacacacaaaactgaagtcataTAAGAAAACCTACTAGTGACCGAGCCAGTCAGTCAGTTAAACACTGCATTTTAGTGTCAAAGTACAGAGTACAGTAGAGTTTATTAACCACCACCATCCCATTTCTACAGTTTTTAACCAAATATTGTGGATGGATGTTGCTTCGTTCTCTTTAATGTGTGTTGTATCCTCTAATGTAACATTTCCTCATTTTAATCCCTTCCATGTGTACATAAGAGTGTGTCTAATGTTATATCAGGTGTGTGTGTAATATCAGGAACACAGTGACTGTAAATCACCGATATGGGCCCAGACACCTTTCACcattatataaaatcaaattagGCCTTCCATCTTTGATACAACCAAAcgatttgcagaaacaggaaaGTGATGCTGAACAAGACTAATGTAAAATGTCTTCTGAGATATCGTTCATGCTTTCTACAGACATTCCCACGGCCCTTTTAATGTGTACAATACTATTTAACCggaatgtttaaaaacaaaaaattagcaTGTATGTATCacagaaaactatttaaaaatgtcccTTCCTGTTTGGATTGAGCAATGACAGATGTATAAGATGTCTGAATAAACTGGATTGACTACCGGTTACTCTGTTAAAGCTGTGGTTTTGACGCTCTAGtgcttaataaacagaactgcttgcatcttgcggaagaacatcgtagccggaactacttctctctgtttatgtctctatgaagaatcacaaaggtactgggttactccgccgcggtaaccccgaagcaatctaaaatagtccgaatataaacacttattataggtgcaccctagtgattcaggacaagctaaaaacacggtttggaaaatggattcatggtgtactcgcttattatataaatttttctaaattttgaacacaaacaaagttacggaccgcagctctgattggttattttttaccgggagcgatggattcctgcaaatggcaataggagcactgggaggagccagaggagcttgatttttttcacagattttctgtctcatattctactttcgggacataatgacaggtttaataaatatgtaaaaaaatatatttttacaaaagttacctactgcagctttaatgtgaaCTCACCTCTGATTTCTCCATTCTGTTCTGAAGCTCGACTTGGGCGACtatttcattcatgttagttTCCAGAACCATCCCGCCCATGACAACTTCCTGGAGAATGTAATG
It encodes the following:
- the LOC113066828 gene encoding aminopeptidase N-like, with translation MGKGFYISKTVGVAGIVLGAGALATIIALSVVYSQEKSKNENEVKPTGAVTTSVPTTAPSNEPWDKWRLPQTLSPQTYNVTLWPRLEPDPTLLYIFTGMSSVVFRCVEKTNLILIHSNKLNMTKQPTLKALGSKPAPTIESIVMHTKTQYMAIHLKEELTAGESYELYTEFVGELADDLEGFYRSEYYENGVKKVVATTQMQATYARKAFPCFDEPAMKAVFHITLYHDPATVALSNGVVTDEVNITVDGTLVTRTTFAATKVMSTYLLAFIISDFGFIEQNIDKLQIRIFARQEAISAGQGDYALNVTGPILKFFEEYYNVPYPLPKSDQIALPDFNAGAMENWGLITYRETALLYDKEISSNGNKERIVTVIAHELAHQWFGNLVTLRWWNDLWLNEGFASYVEYLGADKAEPNWNIKDLIVLNDVHRVFAIDALASSHPLSSKEEEVQRPEQISEVFDTISYSKGASVLRMLSDFLTETVFTQGITTYLNHFEFNNTVYTDLWHHLQQAVDRTGTDLPKTVQEIMDRWVLQMGFPVVTIDTTTGQITQEHFLLDPESKPTRTSEFNYEWFVPISWTKKDTAMPLYWLLKKTDQSNDMKISADEWVLANINVTGYYRVNYDNNNWEHLLNVLQNSRQSIPVINRAQLIDDAFNLAKAGIIETTLALKTTLFLNLETEYMPWEAALDNLDYFYLMFDRTEVYGPMQKYVGGKVKDLFDYFKRITNWEDVPDGHTDQYNQINALRVACSTGNEECKTLIKEWFQMWMDNPNVNPIKANLRSTVYCSAIAAGGETEWNFAWEMFGNATIASEKDKLRAAMACATEPWLLNRYLKYTLDPEKIRKQDATSTIIYIASNVVGQGLAWDFVRANWEYIFKQYGGGSFSFSNLINGVTKRFSTQFELQQLIQFKDDNAHIGFGSGTLAIQQSIERTNANIKWVEKNQKAVLDWFRNNS